In Rubrivirga marina, the following are encoded in one genomic region:
- a CDS encoding DUF6920 family protein, translating to MAPARPVWLGLRPPRWVGRRRPMRPRARPPSHLVTQMPGVTDVSVPQPTHPKAGTRMWPWLLSLLALAAMAIYAVGLTYGAERWKAHTRELRSQLDSARTPPRQQRVDFRDLEGLPSPVQRYFRTVLRDGQPVVRGVAMRHEGRFNMSESGARWKPFTSEQWVAPHRPGFVWNGRVAVLPGVPARVHDAYVGGEGILHATLLGLVSVADERGDGALAAGELMRYLAEATWYPTALLPSQGVTWAAVDDRSASGTLTDGGTSVTLLFTFDERDLIDTVRAEARGRMVGGEIVPTRWLGRYWNYEERGGMRVPLDGEVAWLPPEGEQTYWRGHITGIDYEFAP from the coding sequence ATGGCGCCGGCCCGCCCTGTTTGGCTCGGGCTCCGCCCGCCTCGGTGGGTCGGCCGACGAAGGCCTATGCGCCCACGCGCTCGACCGCCGTCTCACCTCGTCACGCAGATGCCCGGCGTCACAGACGTGTCCGTTCCACAACCCACGCACCCCAAAGCCGGTACCCGTATGTGGCCGTGGCTCCTCTCCCTCCTCGCGCTCGCGGCCATGGCCATCTATGCCGTCGGGCTCACGTACGGCGCCGAGCGGTGGAAGGCCCACACACGAGAGCTGCGATCGCAGCTTGACTCAGCGCGCACGCCGCCGCGGCAGCAGAGGGTGGACTTCCGAGACCTCGAAGGACTGCCCTCTCCGGTCCAGCGGTACTTCCGTACGGTGCTCAGAGACGGTCAGCCGGTCGTACGAGGAGTCGCCATGCGCCACGAGGGCAGGTTCAACATGAGCGAGTCGGGGGCCCGGTGGAAACCGTTCACCTCGGAGCAGTGGGTGGCTCCCCACCGGCCCGGCTTCGTCTGGAACGGCCGCGTCGCCGTACTGCCTGGCGTCCCCGCCCGAGTCCACGACGCGTACGTCGGAGGGGAAGGCATCCTCCACGCCACCCTGTTAGGTCTCGTGTCGGTGGCCGACGAGCGGGGCGATGGAGCGTTGGCAGCGGGCGAACTGATGCGGTACCTCGCCGAAGCGACGTGGTACCCGACGGCTCTGCTGCCGAGTCAGGGCGTGACGTGGGCAGCCGTGGACGACCGCTCGGCCTCCGGCACGTTGACCGACGGGGGCACGAGCGTCACGCTGCTGTTCACGTTCGACGAGCGGGACCTCATCGACACGGTGCGAGCGGAGGCCCGAGGTCGGATGGTGGGCGGGGAAATCGTGCCGACCCGGTGGCTCGGACGCTACTGGAACTACGAGGAGCGGGGCGGGATGCGGGTGCCGCTCGACGGCGAGGTGGCCTGGCTGCCACCGGAGGGCGAGCAGACGTACTGGCGGGGACACATCACCGGCATCGACTACGAGTTTGCTCCTTGA
- a CDS encoding CBS domain-containing protein, with product MTARDLMTRQPEAAAPDETVLQARDRFRDGAFHHLPVVEGGRLVGLVSDRDVLRAAGPSLGTHEWDADGGPGIDRTLREVMSPDPITADPLMSVEEIADTLLRHDISSLPVVEEGRLVGIVTSADVLRHAAGQERQLS from the coding sequence ATGACCGCCCGCGACCTGATGACCCGCCAGCCCGAGGCCGCCGCCCCGGACGAGACCGTCCTCCAGGCCCGCGACCGCTTCCGCGACGGGGCCTTCCATCACCTCCCCGTCGTCGAGGGCGGCCGCCTCGTCGGCCTCGTCTCCGACCGCGACGTCCTCCGCGCCGCGGGCCCCTCGCTCGGGACCCACGAGTGGGACGCCGACGGGGGGCCGGGCATCGACCGGACGCTCCGCGAGGTCATGTCGCCCGACCCGATCACGGCCGACCCGCTCATGTCGGTCGAGGAGATCGCCGACACGCTGCTCCGGCACGACATCTCGTCGCTGCCGGTCGTGGAGGAGGGCCGGCTGGTCGGGATCGTGACGTCGGCCGACGTGCTCCGCCACGCGGCCGGGCAGGAGCGCCAGCTCTCGTAG
- a CDS encoding YceI family protein produces MRRLASALALVALVGLAPAPPTRYAVADGSRFWIDGTATTGAWTCEAGVVGGEARVGDRDLDGEVVVPVRAFDCGSRPMTRDLRNALGAAAHPDVRYVLDGAEALASEPRPGEWVPVRAVGTLRLAGTARRVAVTAEGRRRSNGRVDVRGRLPLRMTDFGVEPPAHALGLVRAHDAITVRFDLVAAPR; encoded by the coding sequence ATGCGCCGCCTCGCCTCCGCCCTCGCCCTGGTCGCCCTCGTCGGGCTCGCCCCCGCCCCGCCCACGCGCTACGCCGTGGCCGACGGCAGCCGGTTCTGGATCGACGGGACCGCGACGACGGGCGCCTGGACGTGCGAGGCCGGCGTGGTCGGCGGCGAGGCCCGGGTCGGCGACCGCGACCTCGACGGCGAGGTCGTCGTGCCGGTCCGCGCCTTCGACTGCGGATCTCGGCCGATGACGCGCGACCTCCGGAACGCGCTCGGCGCCGCGGCCCACCCCGACGTCCGGTACGTCCTCGACGGCGCCGAGGCGCTCGCCTCCGAGCCCCGGCCCGGCGAGTGGGTCCCCGTCCGCGCCGTCGGGACGCTCCGGCTCGCCGGCACCGCGCGCCGTGTGGCCGTCACGGCCGAGGGCCGCCGCCGGTCCAACGGCCGCGTCGACGTCCGCGGCCGGCTGCCCCTCCGCATGACCGACTTCGGCGTCGAGCCGCCGGCCCACGCCCTCGGGCTGGTCCGTGCCCACGACGCCATCACGGTGCGCTTCGACCTCGTCGCCGCGCCCCGCTAA
- a CDS encoding succinate CoA transferase, with protein MPTHPFPTLSADEAAALIPDGAFVGFSGFTPAGAAKAVPAALADRARTLRAAGEPYRLRVLTGASTGDDFDETLAEADAIAWRAPYQSSRALRRRVNAGEVEFVDMHLSHVPQMLEFGFFGAMDWAVVEATEVTADGRVYLTTSSGVSPSVLRHAERVLIEVNRHPSKRLWEMHDVAILPPPPYRSPIPIHHPLSKMGVPFAVLDPAKVAGVVETDAPDDVAPFSAPDDVSRDIAGHVIEFLLHELRSGRIPPDFLPLQSGVGNVANAVMAGLGAHPDVPTFTMYTEVFQDALVDLMEAGRLTAASTCALTLSPPQIQRVYDRMDVFAPKIVVRPQELTNNPGVVRRLGVITINTALEADVYGNVNSTHVAGTQMVNGIGGSGDYTRNGYLSFLVTPSLAKGGAISAIVPMVSHVDHNEHSVQILVTEQGLADLRGLGPMARAEAVIENCAHPMYRDTLRDYVRDARQGHIRHDLGGAFSLHRNLIEHGHMLPAGR; from the coding sequence ATGCCCACTCACCCGTTCCCCACTCTTTCGGCTGATGAGGCCGCCGCGCTCATCCCGGACGGAGCCTTCGTCGGGTTCTCCGGGTTCACGCCGGCGGGCGCGGCCAAGGCCGTGCCCGCCGCCCTCGCCGACCGCGCCCGCACGCTCCGCGCCGCGGGCGAGCCCTACCGGCTCCGCGTGCTCACCGGCGCCTCGACCGGCGACGACTTCGACGAGACCCTCGCCGAGGCCGACGCCATCGCGTGGCGCGCGCCGTACCAGTCGTCGCGGGCGCTCCGGCGGCGCGTCAACGCGGGGGAAGTCGAGTTCGTCGACATGCACCTCTCCCACGTGCCCCAGATGCTCGAGTTCGGGTTCTTCGGCGCCATGGACTGGGCCGTCGTCGAGGCGACGGAGGTCACGGCCGACGGGCGCGTCTACCTCACGACGTCGTCGGGCGTCTCGCCGAGCGTGCTCCGGCACGCCGAGCGCGTCCTGATCGAGGTCAACCGACATCCGTCGAAGCGGCTCTGGGAGATGCACGACGTCGCGATCCTCCCGCCGCCCCCATACCGGAGCCCGATCCCGATCCACCACCCGCTCTCGAAGATGGGGGTCCCGTTCGCCGTGCTCGACCCGGCCAAGGTCGCGGGCGTCGTCGAGACCGACGCGCCGGACGACGTGGCGCCGTTCTCGGCCCCGGACGACGTGAGCCGCGACATCGCGGGGCACGTCATCGAGTTCCTCCTCCACGAGCTCCGGTCCGGACGGATCCCGCCGGACTTCCTCCCGCTCCAGTCGGGCGTGGGGAACGTGGCCAACGCCGTCATGGCCGGCCTCGGCGCCCACCCGGACGTCCCGACGTTCACGATGTACACGGAGGTGTTCCAGGACGCGCTCGTCGACCTCATGGAGGCCGGCCGGCTCACGGCGGCCTCGACGTGCGCCCTCACGCTGAGCCCGCCCCAGATCCAGCGGGTCTACGACCGGATGGACGTCTTCGCGCCGAAGATCGTGGTTCGCCCGCAGGAGCTGACGAACAACCCCGGCGTCGTCCGCCGGCTCGGCGTGATCACGATCAACACGGCGCTCGAGGCCGACGTCTACGGCAACGTGAACTCGACGCACGTGGCCGGGACGCAGATGGTGAACGGGATCGGCGGGTCGGGCGACTACACGCGGAACGGGTACCTCAGCTTCCTCGTCACGCCGAGCCTCGCCAAGGGTGGCGCGATCTCGGCCATCGTCCCGATGGTCTCGCACGTCGACCACAACGAGCACTCCGTCCAGATCCTCGTGACGGAGCAGGGCCTGGCCGACCTCCGCGGGCTGGGCCCGATGGCGCGGGCCGAGGCGGTCATCGAGAACTGTGCCCACCCGATGTACCGCGACACCCTCCGCGACTACGTCCGCGACGCGCGTCAGGGCCACATCCGCCACGACCTCGGCGGGGCGTTCTCGCTCCACCGAAACCTGATCGAGCACGGTCACATGCTCCCGGCGGGCCGGTGA
- a CDS encoding universal stress protein, translating into MLPYQTVVCALDVEPGSARALVRAADLAERSHAALHLFHARPLFRARLAHAGDDTAADPFEATVRDYVNEALGADDAFDVLAPVVHVAHGEAAPDGILRYAAAVGADLVVLGTHGRQGIGHLLLGSVAEEVLRRSTVPVLVVPDRAARTAPGPDAPILVGADFSAHTAEALAHALRVAGAYSAPIALAHVRDAPADTLVDPHARGPMSPPTGLSSREEAHEALRDLIDAHGLGDRVERHVIPGRPAEELAALARRTHAGLLVVGTHGRRGWDRLRLGSVAEGVARHAECPVLVVPTPSLHPPAEAVEVAAEAA; encoded by the coding sequence ATGCTCCCGTACCAAACCGTCGTCTGCGCGCTCGACGTCGAGCCCGGCTCGGCCCGGGCGCTCGTCCGCGCGGCCGACCTCGCCGAGCGCTCGCACGCCGCGCTCCACCTCTTCCACGCCCGCCCGCTGTTCCGCGCCCGCCTGGCGCACGCGGGCGACGACACCGCCGCTGACCCATTCGAGGCCACCGTCCGCGACTACGTGAACGAGGCGCTCGGGGCCGACGACGCGTTCGACGTACTCGCGCCGGTCGTCCACGTGGCGCACGGCGAGGCCGCGCCGGACGGCATCCTTCGTTACGCCGCCGCCGTCGGGGCCGACCTCGTCGTCCTCGGGACGCACGGGCGCCAGGGGATCGGGCACCTCCTGCTGGGCAGCGTGGCCGAGGAGGTTCTCCGCCGCTCGACCGTCCCCGTCCTCGTCGTGCCCGACCGGGCCGCGCGGACGGCGCCGGGCCCCGATGCCCCCATCCTCGTCGGCGCCGATTTTTCGGCCCACACGGCGGAGGCCCTCGCCCACGCCCTCCGCGTCGCGGGCGCCTACTCGGCCCCGATCGCCCTCGCCCACGTCCGCGACGCCCCGGCCGACACGCTCGTCGACCCGCACGCGCGCGGCCCCATGTCGCCGCCCACCGGGCTGAGCTCGCGCGAGGAGGCCCACGAGGCGCTCCGCGACCTGATCGACGCCCACGGCCTCGGCGACCGCGTCGAGCGCCACGTGATCCCGGGCCGCCCGGCCGAGGAGCTCGCCGCCCTCGCCCGTCGCACGCACGCCGGCCTCCTCGTCGTCGGGACGCACGGACGGCGCGGGTGGGACCGCCTCCGCCTCGGGAGCGTGGCCGAGGGGGTCGCGCGGCACGCCGAGTGCCCGGTCCTCGTGGTCCCGACGCCCTCGCTCCACCCGCCCGCCGAGGCGGTGGAGGTCGCCGCCGAGGCGGCGTAG